From one Deltaproteobacteria bacterium genomic stretch:
- a CDS encoding DUF4375 domain-containing protein, translating to MDLLTPVVSILALFIVVKVIQLVVVLSRLLCWRFRLPQSTLTEREFLPPEMGAVFRSAEQTLAPLGFRYSHSLLQQDPFTHVEKPQPIQVFVNHDMHTYAEVSPMLSPEAGVLFNVSFVTVLTDGRAIVTVDCQLHGVLSRPKWCRFYDHYVADVEPQWEEHQRTLQETGAIYVLKPCSPEAFVEYNQRFLRDYITKSPALTITSTPHVRRMLPLPAVPFAWKLVHGLSKVARARKAQRKALGKTQQGQPTVAVEQREQSAQVVSEVAAFERMQEMQNKAPGWGWLGKCILLLVSVAVAGVSFGLTVSPSFVAILLGVLFFRELGHWFGMWLFDYRDRQMFFIPFLGAAVTGEREDATPMQQIIVSLLGPVPGLIVGGACLYWAPESGESVLTQIGLTALSLNYLNLLPVNPLDGGRVVDVLLSRFPWIRFAFGLISVVVLLLAGLSGSSLMLGIAVAMMFALAAQWRMNIALRRMRNLTAALTSRQERLQAIFQVLTQAPFCQQQAAARYELAKSLLRYLTTGPTNWRTMFIGGAVYAAALFVPVYIGVKASMATVREHVAAMDTHCFPLSHNANVPSLQDILAEKDQPTNLTVHKIAGHVRTKAPCVAESKTYDLAQLNADERLFWDLYWFDLKLSLGGFRQLFENDGTKAAKLLAELEQVGAAHSKGLLEQSLEAFPDKRIPETQEKVCEVLRQIDEDREHPAHALWEKLEEEFAENHANEVDEHLLSYVRQHVSNFLSQQTLAQVAKESTTTPPVTAVKPESEQAAAAKPIKKKIAVAHDLEGFTRNQVVHW from the coding sequence ATGGACCTGCTTACTCCTGTCGTCTCGATTCTGGCTTTGTTTATTGTTGTGAAAGTTATTCAGCTTGTCGTTGTATTGAGCCGACTCCTGTGTTGGCGCTTTCGTTTACCGCAGAGCACCCTAACCGAGAGAGAGTTCTTACCGCCAGAAATGGGGGCGGTTTTTCGGTCAGCTGAGCAAACGCTCGCCCCACTTGGGTTTCGTTACTCACATTCGTTGTTGCAACAAGATCCGTTCACTCATGTGGAAAAGCCACAGCCGATTCAGGTTTTTGTCAACCACGACATGCACACCTATGCAGAGGTGAGTCCGATGCTATCACCCGAAGCTGGGGTGTTGTTCAATGTCTCTTTTGTGACGGTTCTTACCGATGGTCGTGCGATTGTGACGGTTGACTGCCAGTTACATGGCGTGCTCTCGCGTCCGAAGTGGTGTCGCTTCTATGACCATTACGTTGCTGATGTTGAACCCCAATGGGAAGAACATCAACGTACACTTCAGGAGACGGGCGCGATCTACGTATTGAAGCCGTGTTCACCAGAAGCGTTCGTCGAATATAACCAACGGTTCTTACGAGATTACATAACCAAGAGTCCAGCGCTCACTATAACCTCGACTCCTCACGTGCGACGGATGCTCCCGCTTCCAGCGGTTCCTTTCGCCTGGAAACTTGTCCACGGGTTGTCGAAAGTTGCCCGTGCTCGGAAAGCACAACGAAAAGCCCTCGGAAAAACGCAACAAGGCCAGCCGACCGTAGCTGTTGAGCAAAGGGAACAATCGGCACAGGTGGTGAGTGAGGTGGCAGCCTTCGAGCGTATGCAAGAAATGCAGAATAAGGCTCCCGGATGGGGGTGGTTAGGCAAATGCATCCTCCTGCTTGTGAGCGTGGCTGTGGCGGGAGTGTCGTTTGGTCTGACTGTGTCGCCGTCGTTTGTCGCCATATTGCTTGGCGTCCTCTTCTTTCGTGAACTTGGCCACTGGTTTGGTATGTGGTTGTTCGACTACCGCGATCGGCAGATGTTCTTTATTCCGTTTCTTGGGGCGGCGGTTACTGGCGAGAGAGAAGACGCTACGCCGATGCAGCAGATCATCGTTTCGCTGCTGGGGCCGGTCCCGGGCCTCATCGTTGGTGGTGCATGCTTATATTGGGCTCCCGAATCGGGAGAGTCGGTGTTGACGCAGATTGGGTTGACGGCCCTTTCGCTCAACTATTTGAACTTGTTGCCTGTGAATCCCCTCGATGGTGGTCGCGTCGTTGATGTGCTCTTGAGTCGTTTTCCGTGGATTCGCTTTGCCTTTGGCTTGATCAGCGTTGTCGTCCTCCTCCTTGCTGGACTCTCTGGTTCGAGCCTGATGCTAGGGATAGCGGTTGCAATGATGTTCGCTCTTGCAGCGCAATGGCGAATGAATATCGCGCTGCGACGCATGCGCAATCTTACCGCTGCACTGACGAGCCGACAGGAGCGGTTGCAGGCGATCTTTCAAGTGCTGACGCAAGCTCCGTTTTGCCAACAGCAGGCTGCCGCACGTTATGAACTGGCAAAGAGCTTACTCCGATACTTGACCACCGGACCAACGAACTGGCGCACGATGTTCATTGGTGGTGCCGTGTATGCTGCAGCGCTGTTTGTCCCAGTGTATATTGGAGTCAAGGCGTCTATGGCCACCGTACGGGAACATGTGGCGGCGATGGATACGCACTGCTTTCCACTCTCTCACAATGCAAATGTTCCCTCTCTCCAAGATATTCTTGCGGAGAAGGACCAACCTACAAATCTGACGGTTCACAAGATCGCTGGGCATGTGCGTACCAAAGCTCCATGTGTGGCAGAGTCGAAAACCTACGACCTCGCACAGTTGAATGCCGATGAGCGATTGTTTTGGGATCTCTACTGGTTTGATTTGAAACTCTCTTTGGGCGGATTCCGACAGCTCTTCGAAAATGACGGGACAAAAGCCGCAAAACTGCTGGCAGAATTAGAGCAGGTTGGCGCAGCCCACTCCAAAGGGCTTCTTGAGCAGTCGCTTGAAGCTTTCCCAGATAAGCGTATTCCTGAAACACAAGAGAAAGTCTGCGAAGTCCTGCGACAGATTGACGAGGATCGTGAACATCCTGCCCATGCCTTATGGGAGAAGCTTGAGGAAGAATTTGCTGAGAACCATGCGAATGAGGTAGACGAACACTTGCTGTCGTATGTGCGTCAGCATGTTAGCAATTTCTTGTCACAACAAACCCTCGCTCAAGTTGCGAAAGAAAGTACTACGACCCCACCCGTTACCGCGGTAAAACCTGAAAGTGAGCAAGCCGCGGCTGCGAAGCCGATAAAAAAGAAAATTGCTGTGGCACACGACTTGGAAGGTTTCACGCGAAACCAAGTAGTGCACTGGTAG